In the genome of Euzebyales bacterium, one region contains:
- a CDS encoding nitroreductase family deazaflavin-dependent oxidoreductase — protein MSGDAIAAWLASATDEAFAYLTTVGRVTGDPHEIEIWFAARDTTVYFLSGGRDDADWVRNLRREPRVTVRIAGRTSAGLARVLAPDDQEDALARGLVWSRYTSGARDLTRWRDTALPVAVDVGGSIRRG, from the coding sequence GTGAGCGGCGACGCGATCGCGGCGTGGCTGGCGTCTGCGACCGACGAGGCGTTCGCGTACCTGACCACCGTCGGGCGGGTGACCGGCGACCCCCACGAGATCGAGATCTGGTTCGCCGCGCGTGACACCACGGTCTACTTCCTCTCCGGCGGCCGCGACGATGCCGACTGGGTGCGCAACCTGCGGCGGGAGCCACGCGTGACTGTGCGGATCGCCGGTCGGACATCCGCCGGCCTCGCGCGCGTGCTCGCCCCCGACGACCAGGAGGACGCGCTGGCCCGTGGGCTCGTCTGGAGCCGGTACACGAGCGGAGCGCGCGACCTCACGAGGTGGCGCGACACCGCCCTGCCGGTCGCGGTCGACGTCGGTGGCAGCATCCGGCGCGGATGA